The Zingiber officinale cultivar Zhangliang chromosome 9A, Zo_v1.1, whole genome shotgun sequence genome window below encodes:
- the LOC122020024 gene encoding uncharacterized protein LOC122020024 isoform X2, with the protein MKTSQCAEVQPSSETSHDLHGDNQIVMHVEAPRADSGSGSNANSDSRKVSREDIELVQNLIERCLQLYMSRNEVVRMLSTRARIEPGFTTLVWQKLEEENTEFFRAYYIRLKLKKQIILFNHLLEHQYHLMKYPVQPKVPLAPIQNGIHPMPVNLPMGYPILPHQPMPVTGQSHVDPMACGLSSCYVVNGIPTPSSFHPIHINSGTNGTSEMVHATPPCGAISSMSEMAMSPASAASSNHFPFTLEMSGLGMDGSTLESTFPSVAAHTGELQLGSDGAGHSRDPTRSLEQLWNFSLSDLTADFSNLGDLGVLGDYDGSPFLPSDSDIILGSPEQDGIVEGYFTDVVNGSCHHQFDEEKP; encoded by the exons ATGAAAACCTCACAG TGTGCAGAAGTACAACCATCATCAGAAACTTCACATGATTTACATGGTGACAATCAAATTGTTATGCATGTTGAAGCTCCTAGAGCAGATTCAGGCTCAGGGTCCAATGCAAACAGTGATAGCAGAAAGGTTTCTCGAGAAGACATAGAACTG GTGCAAAACTTGATAGAACGATGCCTTCAATTGTACATGAGTAGAAATGAGGTGGTTCGGATGTTGTCTACTCGTGCTAGGATAGAACCTGGTTTTACAACATTAG TATGGCAgaaattagaagaagaaaatacagAGTTTTTTAGAGCTTATTATATAAGACTAAAGTTGAAGAAGCAAATCATTTTGTTCAATCACTTGCTTGAGCACCAGTATCATCTGATGAAGTATCCTGTTCAGCCTAAGGTCCCATTGGCTCCGATTCAAAATGGGATTCATCCTATGCCCG TCAATTTACCAATGGGTTACCCTATTCTTCCTCACCAGCCAATGCCAGTTACTGGTCAATCTCATGTTGACCCAATGGCTTGTGGGCTCTCCAGCTGTTATGTAGTCAATGGTATTCCTACTCCGAGCAGTTTCCATCCAATTCACATCAATTCTGGGACCAA TGGCACATCTGAAATGGTTCATGCAACCCCTCCATGTGGTGCCATTTCTTCCATGTCGGAGATGGCTATGAGCCCTGCATCAGCAGCATCAAGTAATCATTTTCCTTTCACTCTGGAGATGTCTGGGCTAGGTATGGATGGGTCTACACTAGaatccaccttcccatctgtagCAGCTCACACAGGAGAGCTGCAACTTGGATCAGATGGGGCGGGACACTCAAGAGATCCAACGAGATCATTGGAACAGCTCTGGAATTTCAGTCTGTCAGATTTGACAGCAGACTTCTCAAATTTAGGAG ATCTTGGAGTTTTGGGAGACTATGATGGTTCCCCTTTCTTGCCATCAGATTCCGACATCATATTGGGCTCCCCAGAACAGGATGGCATAG TGGAAGGATACTTTACTGATGTTGTTAATGGATCATGCCATCACCAATTCGACGAAGAGAAACCTTAG
- the LOC122020024 gene encoding uncharacterized protein LOC122020024 isoform X1: protein MKTSQDPQCAEVQPSSETSHDLHGDNQIVMHVEAPRADSGSGSNANSDSRKVSREDIELVQNLIERCLQLYMSRNEVVRMLSTRARIEPGFTTLVWQKLEEENTEFFRAYYIRLKLKKQIILFNHLLEHQYHLMKYPVQPKVPLAPIQNGIHPMPVNLPMGYPILPHQPMPVTGQSHVDPMACGLSSCYVVNGIPTPSSFHPIHINSGTNGTSEMVHATPPCGAISSMSEMAMSPASAASSNHFPFTLEMSGLGMDGSTLESTFPSVAAHTGELQLGSDGAGHSRDPTRSLEQLWNFSLSDLTADFSNLGDLGVLGDYDGSPFLPSDSDIILGSPEQDGIVEGYFTDVVNGSCHHQFDEEKP, encoded by the exons ATGAAAACCTCACAG GATCCTCAGTGTGCAGAAGTACAACCATCATCAGAAACTTCACATGATTTACATGGTGACAATCAAATTGTTATGCATGTTGAAGCTCCTAGAGCAGATTCAGGCTCAGGGTCCAATGCAAACAGTGATAGCAGAAAGGTTTCTCGAGAAGACATAGAACTG GTGCAAAACTTGATAGAACGATGCCTTCAATTGTACATGAGTAGAAATGAGGTGGTTCGGATGTTGTCTACTCGTGCTAGGATAGAACCTGGTTTTACAACATTAG TATGGCAgaaattagaagaagaaaatacagAGTTTTTTAGAGCTTATTATATAAGACTAAAGTTGAAGAAGCAAATCATTTTGTTCAATCACTTGCTTGAGCACCAGTATCATCTGATGAAGTATCCTGTTCAGCCTAAGGTCCCATTGGCTCCGATTCAAAATGGGATTCATCCTATGCCCG TCAATTTACCAATGGGTTACCCTATTCTTCCTCACCAGCCAATGCCAGTTACTGGTCAATCTCATGTTGACCCAATGGCTTGTGGGCTCTCCAGCTGTTATGTAGTCAATGGTATTCCTACTCCGAGCAGTTTCCATCCAATTCACATCAATTCTGGGACCAA TGGCACATCTGAAATGGTTCATGCAACCCCTCCATGTGGTGCCATTTCTTCCATGTCGGAGATGGCTATGAGCCCTGCATCAGCAGCATCAAGTAATCATTTTCCTTTCACTCTGGAGATGTCTGGGCTAGGTATGGATGGGTCTACACTAGaatccaccttcccatctgtagCAGCTCACACAGGAGAGCTGCAACTTGGATCAGATGGGGCGGGACACTCAAGAGATCCAACGAGATCATTGGAACAGCTCTGGAATTTCAGTCTGTCAGATTTGACAGCAGACTTCTCAAATTTAGGAG ATCTTGGAGTTTTGGGAGACTATGATGGTTCCCCTTTCTTGCCATCAGATTCCGACATCATATTGGGCTCCCCAGAACAGGATGGCATAG TGGAAGGATACTTTACTGATGTTGTTAATGGATCATGCCATCACCAATTCGACGAAGAGAAACCTTAG
- the LOC122020024 gene encoding uncharacterized protein LOC122020024 isoform X3, which translates to MHVEAPRADSGSGSNANSDSRKVSREDIELVQNLIERCLQLYMSRNEVVRMLSTRARIEPGFTTLVWQKLEEENTEFFRAYYIRLKLKKQIILFNHLLEHQYHLMKYPVQPKVPLAPIQNGIHPMPVNLPMGYPILPHQPMPVTGQSHVDPMACGLSSCYVVNGIPTPSSFHPIHINSGTNGTSEMVHATPPCGAISSMSEMAMSPASAASSNHFPFTLEMSGLGMDGSTLESTFPSVAAHTGELQLGSDGAGHSRDPTRSLEQLWNFSLSDLTADFSNLGDLGVLGDYDGSPFLPSDSDIILGSPEQDGIVEGYFTDVVNGSCHHQFDEEKP; encoded by the exons ATGCATGTTGAAGCTCCTAGAGCAGATTCAGGCTCAGGGTCCAATGCAAACAGTGATAGCAGAAAGGTTTCTCGAGAAGACATAGAACTG GTGCAAAACTTGATAGAACGATGCCTTCAATTGTACATGAGTAGAAATGAGGTGGTTCGGATGTTGTCTACTCGTGCTAGGATAGAACCTGGTTTTACAACATTAG TATGGCAgaaattagaagaagaaaatacagAGTTTTTTAGAGCTTATTATATAAGACTAAAGTTGAAGAAGCAAATCATTTTGTTCAATCACTTGCTTGAGCACCAGTATCATCTGATGAAGTATCCTGTTCAGCCTAAGGTCCCATTGGCTCCGATTCAAAATGGGATTCATCCTATGCCCG TCAATTTACCAATGGGTTACCCTATTCTTCCTCACCAGCCAATGCCAGTTACTGGTCAATCTCATGTTGACCCAATGGCTTGTGGGCTCTCCAGCTGTTATGTAGTCAATGGTATTCCTACTCCGAGCAGTTTCCATCCAATTCACATCAATTCTGGGACCAA TGGCACATCTGAAATGGTTCATGCAACCCCTCCATGTGGTGCCATTTCTTCCATGTCGGAGATGGCTATGAGCCCTGCATCAGCAGCATCAAGTAATCATTTTCCTTTCACTCTGGAGATGTCTGGGCTAGGTATGGATGGGTCTACACTAGaatccaccttcccatctgtagCAGCTCACACAGGAGAGCTGCAACTTGGATCAGATGGGGCGGGACACTCAAGAGATCCAACGAGATCATTGGAACAGCTCTGGAATTTCAGTCTGTCAGATTTGACAGCAGACTTCTCAAATTTAGGAG ATCTTGGAGTTTTGGGAGACTATGATGGTTCCCCTTTCTTGCCATCAGATTCCGACATCATATTGGGCTCCCCAGAACAGGATGGCATAG TGGAAGGATACTTTACTGATGTTGTTAATGGATCATGCCATCACCAATTCGACGAAGAGAAACCTTAG
- the LOC122021224 gene encoding 60S acidic ribosomal protein P0-like has translation MVVKLSKAEKKVRYDKKLCSLLDEYGKVLIAAADNVGSNQLQSIRRGLRGDSVILMGKNTLIRRCIRFHTEKTGNKDFLNLLPLLVGNVGLIFTKGDLKEVSEEVAKYKVGAPARVGLIAPIDVIVPPGNTGLDPSQTSFFQVLNIPTKINKGTVEIITPVELIKKGDKVGSSEAALLSKLGIRPFSYGLIILTVYENGSVYTPEVLDLTEEDLAEKFAAGLSVVTSIALAISYPTIAAAPHMFINAYKNLLAVAIATEYSFPHAEKVKEYLKDPSKFAVASAPPDAADVVAEKPPAAPAEEEKEEPAEESDEDMGFGLFD, from the exons ATGGTGGTGAAGCTCTCGAAGGCGGAGAAGAAGGTCCGCTACGACAAGAAGCTGTGCTCGCTGCTGGACGAGTACGGGAAGGTCCTAATCGCCGCCGCCGACAATGTCGGGTCCAACCAGCTCCAGAGCATCCGCAGGGGCCTCCGCGGCGACTCCGTCATCCTCATGGGCAAGAACACCCTCATCCGCCGCTGCATCCGCTTCCACACCGAGAAGACAGGCAACAAGGACTTCCTCAACCTCCTCCCCCTTCTCGTC GGGAATGTGGGATTGATATTCACAAAGGGCGATCTTAAGGAAGTTAGCGAGGAGGTTGCCAAGTACAAG GTTGGAGCTCCTGCTCGTGTTGGTCTAATAGCTCCTATTGATGTCATTGTCCCACCTGGTAACACCGGATTGGACCCTTCGCAAACATCTTTCTTTCAG GTGCTCAACATTCCAACCAAGATTAACAAGGGCACTGTCGAAATCATCACCCCTGTCGAGTTGATCAAGAAAGGAGACAAAGTGGGTTCTTCCGAGGCTGCTCTCCTCTCAAAGCTTGGAATAAGACCATTTTCGTATGGCCTTATAATTCTCACCGTCTACGAGAATGGATCAGTCTACACCCCTGAGGTCCTGGATCTCACAGAAGAGGACCTTGCTGAGAAGTTTGCGGCTGGTTTGTCCGTTGTCACTTCAATTGCGCTGGCAATATCTTACCCGACAATCGCAGCTGCTCCTCATATGTTCATCAATGCATACAAGAACTTGCTTGCGGTTGCAATTGCGACAGAGTACAGCTTCCCACATGCAGAGAAGGTCAAGGAATACCTCAAG GATCCAAGCAAGTTTGCAGTGGCTTCTGCTCCTCCGGATGCTGCAGATGTTGTAGCCGAAAAACCACCAGCAGCACCTgctgaagaagagaaggaggaacCTGCAGAGGAGTCTGATGAAGACATGGGTTTCGGCTTGTTCGATTAG